ACTGCGAAGCTCCATTCAAACCACTATCTCAGCCTGTCATATAGTTGGGTTAAACCCTCTGCTTTTCTTTTGATAGAGAGTGGGCATCGCTTGCACCTAGTCTGGAAGCCTTTTTAGGGCTTCCGGACCGCTGGTGGAACGCGTGGAGAGGTAACACCTCTCCTTCTGGCCTCTTTACCATCTACCTGCCAGCAAAATGAATGATTGAGCTACACAAGGTGAAAGTACACCATTCTTGCCTACTGTTAGCAGGGGATTTCCTAAGTAACCTTATTACCCGATCCAACCTTCGATGTCCAAGGTTAGTGACAACTATGCTTGCTTCACCTTAGAGCTTGTGGTTGCCCACCCCTCGCATCTCCTCTGTTTGTGTCCAGTATGCGCTTTGCACTTTTACTTGGATGGAGCGAGAGTATTGGGCTTTTTAGGCCACCTATCATACGTTTATGAGGTCTTACTGAGTGGATGTCCCATATCCATTGCTGGCGCATACTTTCAGTGTTGAGACCTCTGATGGGTGTTATTGTTAGGAATATCCTGGCTTCGGAGGAAATGCCTGTGTTACGGGAGGAGTTTATATCCACATAAAGTGAGATATAGAGATGATAGTATGTTTTAAGTAGAACTTAGGGTTACTTGCATAACCTCGATTCTATGATAATATGAGTGAGATATCTTACCACTTTTCCCTGCTTGAAAGAGAGGCACGCTTGAGAATGACCAGAGGCAGGGCAAATGGCGTCTTATGAAGAGGaaagtgtcaggacccggttacaaacccgggtctccggagtgagaaacagtcacttaaccaactgagccacgaatagtcgacagaacccagaagatgaggcagacacagcagtacttgagacggtgtatttaatgaagtaaaaagtgaagttcttcaggaaaacatgtaactccacaacgtcaaaaggaattccacaagaacaaaggtaatcctccaagacaaaaaggtaaatccacaaggtggaaggtatagcataaaaaagcctcaaaagatactcaaaaataaataaacaagaacaaaaaacagaattccacaagagagtctaccgggatcaacaagagttcacagagtactagggctgggtgctaacatacaaatacagagcaaagaactgaggaaaacaaagggtttaaatacaatcaggggaaacgaggcacaggtgcaaataataatggggatcaagggaaaacaaaaggtcaaaaggcacaatgggggcatctagtgaccaaaaaccggaacaaccctggccaaatcctgacagaaagTGGCTTACCTCATTCACcacctgacctgtctgtctccaacatATGGTGGGATTGGTATTTCCGTTGGAGAATACGCCTGAGTAAATCCCCATTAAGTGAGATATCTCACTCATATTGTCATAGAACTGCAAGTAGCCCTAAGTTTCTGTCTCAAGTTCTGTAACACAATAAAGACCCGGGCCATGCTCATTCAGGACCAAATGGGAGAAAACGGATTACCTGGATTAATTTATCCAACGAGAAATGCAAGTTTCATTTTTCCATCACaaaatttttgttttgtttacagcacttggtattcccaggcggtctcctgTCCCAGTACAAGCTGGCCCGACCCTGAACAAGCGTGTTCAGAGTGGTATGGCCACAAGCTTATGTTTATTTGCCCCTTTTTCTTCCCGAATTAGGTCCTTTGGCACATCTCTCCAACTCCTTAATGGGCTCGGGAGAAGCAAAGgccaagtcatgcgtcctccgtaACATGACCCACCTGGCTGCCTACTTCTTATCACCCTACTCGCTTAACCCGGATGTcagacgcaccaatgtgtcagagggaACTCCATTCGACTGACAACCGGGGTCCGCTTGCAGGCGCCCAGCCCTgtcacaaggagttgctagagcatgatgagccaagtaaagccccaccGGCTAAACCCTTACCTACCCCAGACggagctgggccaattgtgccccgtCCTATGGGGCTCCtggtcatggccggttgtgacacagactaggatcgaaccccaggctgtagtgggaCCTCAGCACTGTAGTACAGTGCTTTGATTGCTGCGCCACCCAGGATCCCTGAAAAAAGTTTTTAAACATTTTACATTGcctgccctaatgaacacaacccacaACCATGTTTTCAATCAGCAAGAAATAAGATGCAACACTGTTGGAAACTTGGAACAATCCTCTGAAAAAAATACTGTTTGAGTATCTTGTGAAAAACATTGTGAAAGAAAGAGTCCTATGctgatatatttttacatttacattttagtcatttagcagactctcttatccagagtaacCTACAGTTAACACATTCATTTTAAGATAGGTGGGGCAACCACATATGACAGGCATAGTAAGTACACTTTTTATCAGTAAACTTGCTATCAGTAAAGTCAGAGCTAGAAGGAGGGTGGTTCAGGAATGTTTCTTGTGGGGGAGGGAtaatttaagatactctttgaagagtaTCTTCAAAGAGTAATTCCAAAAGCAATTCAGGTGCTTTTGGATGATGGGCAGGGGCTCTGCTGTCTTAGTTTCAGAGgtaagctggttccaccattggggtgccaggacagagaagcgcttggactgggctgagcgagaAATGCCCTCCCATAGGAGTGGGATGGCCAAGAGACAAGAGGTGGCAGAACCGagtgctcaggttggggtgtagggtttgagcatggcctgaaggtagggagggcagTTCGTCTTGCTGCTCCATAGGCAAGTATCACGGTCTTGTGGTGCATGCAagctttgactggaagccagtggagtgtgcggaggagcgAGGTGTCATGGGAGAACTCGGGAATGTTGAAAACCAGGCGGGCTGCAGCATTCTGTCGCCAACAACGAGTTTCAGTAGTCTGggcaggagatgacaagtgcctggattaggacctgcaccgcttcgtgcatgaggtagggtcgtactcgaCGGATGATGTAGAGCATAAACCTGCAGgaactgctttgatgtttgcagagaacgacagggtaaCGCCAAGGTTCTTTTCACACTGGGAGTGAGACACTGGGGAGCGGTCAactgtgatggagaggtctttgagTGGGCAGGCCTTCCCCGGGTTGAAGAGCAGCTCCGCCTTGTCGAGTtagagcttgaggtggtgggccgacattcaagctgagatatctgccaggcacgcatgtgcacctgggtgtcagaaaggggaatggagaaaagtagttgagtgtcatctgcatagcaatgataggagagaccatgtgagggtatgacagagctgagtgacttggtctattttgtatttattaggcatccccattagctgctgcctcttcctggggtccaaacacattaaagcacttacattacatatacaacaAAATattaaacagtacatcatataacattattacaccactacataactacaatacaaaatgtataataccaccatacaacaatattataatgtatgcgtgtgtgtgtctttacctTTATCTTTACCTttacagtccccactgttccataaggtgtatttttacctgttttgtaaatctgattctactgcttgcatcagttaccggATGTGtagtagagttccatgtagtcatgacactatgtagtactgtgcgcctcctgGTTTCTGGGGGGGtatgcatgtcttgtggggtatgcatgggtgtctgagctgtgtgctagtattttaaacagacagctcggtacattcagcttgtcaacacttcttacagaGATTAACATTcatatcattaatgttagctctccaatTACTTTtcagggccagccatgctgccatgttctgagccaactgcaattttcTTATGTGCCTccttgtggcacctgaccacactgctgaacagtagtctaggtgcaatgaaactagggcctgtaggacctgccttgttgatagtgttgttaagaaggtagagcaacgctttattatggacagaatGCTCCTTAGCTACTGTAGTATCAATATGTTttaaccatgacagtttacaatccagggttactcctaagcagtttagtcacctcaatttgctcaatttacacattattcattacatttacattacattacatttaagtcatttagcagacgctcttatccagagcgacttacaaattacgagatgtagttgaggtttagggtttgtgaatgatttgtcccaaatacagtgcttttaattttggaaatatttaggactaacttattccttgccacccattctgaaccTAACTTCAGCTCTTTTTTAAGTGTTGCAGCTGTTTCAGTTgatgtagtagctgacatgtataatgttgagtcatccgcatacatagacacactggctttactcaaagctaGTGGCATGTTgatagtaaagattgaaaaaagtaaggggcatAAACAGCTACCAtgaggaattcctgattctacctggattatgttagagtggcttccattaaagaacaccctctgtgttcagttagacaagtaactctttatccacaatatagcagtgggtgtaaagccataacacctacgtttttccagcagcagactatgattgaatatgtcaaaagccgcactgaagtctaacaaaacagcccccacaatcggTTTATAATCaatttatctcagccaatcaccaGTCATTTATGTAAGTGCTGTgattgaatgtccttccctatgaGCGTGCTGAatgtctgttgtcaatttgtttactgtaaaatagcattgtatctggtcaaacacaattttttccccagaagtttactaagggttggtaacaggctgattggttggctatttgagtcaataaagggggctttactattcttcggtagcggaatgacttttgcttccctccaggcatGACATCACACTTTCTAgcaggcttaaattgaagatatggcaaataggagtggcaatatcgccTGCTATTCTCCTCAGTAATTtcccatccagattgtcagaccctggtggcttgtcattatTGATAGAGCACAATATTTTTTTTCAACTCTTCCACACTCACTCTacagaattcaaaagtacaatgcttgtctttcataatttggtcagatatacttggatatGTAGTGTCAGAATTTGTTCCTGGCatgtgggttttgtgatgaatgggccatctgattcaatgaatcaACATTTAGTTGAAGGTGctcaaagctttttactatcattcttaatataattttatttgtttcatagtatagattatttaaattattattttagtttagtcacatgatttctgaatttgcagtacgtttgccaattgATTGGGCTGCCAGACCCATTTGCCATTTATTTTCCCTCATCcgtctcaaccatacaatttgtCAATTACTAATCAATCCAAGGGGGTTTAACTGTTTTTTTCAGTAATTAttttaatgggtgcatgcttattagtaactggaataagaaatttcataaatgtgtcaagggCAGCGTCTGGTTACTCCTCATTACACGCCACAGACCAGAAAacattctttacatcatcaacgtAAGGAACACAACAAACCTTATTATATGACCTCttgtacactatattaggcccgggCTTTGGAAGTTTGgatttcctagatatggctactatattgcgATTACTACATCTTATGGATTTGGATACTACTTTGAAGAAAATGTATGCAGCaatagtaaagatgtgatcaatatatgttgatgatttcattcctgtgctatTTGTacctaccctggtaggttgactgacaacctgaaccaggttgcaggcactggttacagtttgttACAGTGAAGTtatttcttgagtgggcagcttgctgaaagccagtcaatatttaaatcacccagaaaatacacttctctgttgatatcgcattcattatcaagcatttcacacatattatccagatacttactgttagcacttggtggtctatagcagcttcccccAAGAATGGGCTTTAGTAGCCATTTTACTTCAACAagatttaacatgagatcctgtcatgttttgtcatatattgtcttgtccttgtgctttcccttctgttcgtttccccctgctggtcttattaggttcgttccctctttctatccctctctctcctcctctctctcttctctctatcgttccgttcctgctcccagctgttcctcattctcctaactcactcatttactcttttcacacctgtcccctattttgccctctgattagagcccctatttctccccttgttttccgcttctgtccttgtcggatccttgtatgatgttcgctgttctgtgtcctggtctcgccctgtcgtgttttgtcttcttcagatgctgcgtgtcagcaggtgtcttagtctgctacggtcggtgtcttccctaagcaacctgcagtctatggtcgagtctccagtcagtcctcgctactacgagtggatttaagtttttcctgttttgttttctccttgttatatccaggattactacttttgtcttatactggaataaagactctgttttcgttaagtcgcttttgggtcctcattcccCAGCATAACAGTTCCTCTCTAAGTTTTACAGGAATGAGATTCTGAATATAGACCACAACACCACCCCTGttggcatttctgtattttcGGTAGATGTTATAGCCAGGTATTGCCatcactgtatcatcaaaggtattatctaagtgagtttcagagccAGTCAGAATATAGATGTCACCTGTTACAAGAACGTTATTGACTATTTCtagcacttttctgggttgcttaattgtttttaatgctttactgggaagcttatcagcAGTAGacttgctcatgttatttatattggagctgatagtgcagggtgagctgcacacagtggacttcctactaaggcacaccacctcagtgctaaCATTGTAACTCTGGCTCATAGGCACATGAGTACTGCATAAAATAGCTGTAAGATAAACAGAGGTATCCGGTGCAATTGGGGGCACATAAATtaagttacttacattgtgtctgccAACGCCCCTCAGATAACgtacatttgatgcagcattatgacaactcattgtcacaatggtGGGGATTAACTTGTTGATCTTGGGTCATTGAGAAGTCATTGTCTTAAACTTAAATCTTTGAACATACAGTTCCTCACAAAaatatcagacacacacacacaacacacattagGGTCCAATGGAGGGGCAACAGGATGCAAGAGGGTGCTGTAGGGTCTCAGAGCGGCGCAGGTTCACAAACTCTGTCTCCTGCCACTCTGTCAGACCGCTTTGATGCTCACTCGTACACCTCTTCACCCtgtgggctgagagagagagggatcacacacacaccgcatcctTCTATATGCCACTCAGCACTTCCACAGCCAGTGTTagttaccacaaccacaacatcacacctgTTCTTATGTCTAGGTAATGAGAAAATAGGGAAAAAATGAAAATGTCTGATTATTTCTGGTTCAGTGAACGATGACAACCGAGCTCGCTGCCCAGATTTACATAATTAGAAAGAGGAGATTCTCTTGATTAAAATGGCatccactgaggaagtacagctcccgctcagcccagtcaaaactgttcgctgccctggccccccaatggtggaacaaactccctcacgacgccaggacagcggagtcaatcaccaccttccggagacacctgaaaccccacctctttaaggaatacctaggataggataagtaatccctctcaccccccccctaagttttagatgcactattgttaacggactgtcccactggatgtcataaggtgaatgcaccaatttgtaagtcgctctggataagagcgtctgctaaatgacttaaatgtatgtaaatgtaatgtaaatgcatccggcctcccgggtggcacagtggttaagggcgctgtactgcagcgccagctgtgctaccagagactctgggtttgcgcccaagctctggagggtttggccagtagggaaatccttgtctcatcgcgcaccagcgactcctgtggtgggccgggcgcagtgcgcgctaaccaaggttgccaggtgcacagtgtttcctccgacacattggtgcggctggcttccgggttggatggcgctgtgttaagaagcagtgcggcttggttgggttgtgtatcggaggacgcatgactttcaacctttgtctctcccgagcccgtacgggagttgtaagcgatgagacaagatagtagctactaaacaattggataccacgaaattggggagaaaaaggggtaaaaaaaaaaattaagaaagaaaaaaaagaaaatggcATCCGactttaaaaaatctaaatatacacaTTGCGAGATATTTGCCGAAATAGACAGACATGCATAAACTATGGCAAGCAGCTGGTAAATATGGTCATATTATGAAACTGGGCTCCACGGCGGATGCAATGAACTAGTTTTTAATCAGAAAAAAGCATTGTTAAAAATGGCAAATGGatggcaaatgttttacttttcaaCATGGACAAAACAGAAATGCGTGTGAAGCAAACAGCTGGAAGCCAGGCCTTCTCCTATAGAGCTGAATTTCTATGGAAttgtctgcctatccatgtgagagacgcagactcggtctggactcatctcttcagtaggtcctatgattgagtgtagtcagACCAGGGAGTGCCAAGCTGAAaggcaaggcactggagcaagGAACCgccctttctgtctctgcctggccggctccccactctccactgggattctctgactctattacgggggctgagtcactggcttacgagtgctcttccatgccgtccctaggagcgATGCGTctcttgagtgggttgagtcactgacgtgatcttcctgtctggttttGCACTCCCTTGGGCTTgtgcggtggaggagatcttAATGGTctgtactcagccttgtctcagggtagtaagttggtggtctgataatatccctctaatggtgtgggggctgtgctttggtaatgtgggtggggttatatcctgcctggtttgCCCTGTCCGGGGGCCACAGTATCCCCAGACCtccccctgtctcagcctccagtatctatgctacaATAGTCTATGTGCTGAGGGGCTAGAGTTATGGTTgatgtaattctcctgtcttatatgGAGTCCTATGGAACCTTATctacggctatggaaccctgacctgttcaccggacgtgctaccttgtcctcaactttctctctctctctctctctctctaccgcacctgttGTGTTGACCTCTGAATGTTTGGCTTTGAAAAGCCAACTTACATTTACTCCTAAGACCTGTTGCACTGACCTACTGacctacaaccactgtgattattatttcaCCCGGCTGGTCATCTAGGAacttttgaacatcttgaagaacgatctggccttaatagccatgtactcttataatctccacccggcatagcCAGATGGACTGGCCACCcaccagagcctggttcccctctaggtgatttcctagccaccgtgcttcttcatctgcattgcttgctgtttgtggtttattcttggtatctgtaaagcactttgtgacatctgctgatgtaaaaagggctttataaatacatgtgatatGTCTCACCAAGCATTGTTGCTTACTCACTTTTCTGTATCGACCATATTGTTCCATTATAAGAAATATGAACAATATATGCTTGTCTAtctgctgccctctagtggtctaTCTTCAGAGATACAAATTCAAAGCTGTCACAATTATGAATATCAAAGAACATAAATTGAGAAATATTTTCACACCTAGAGTGCCTGACTACTTACCAATAGCCAGCATCAGTTCACTGACTTGATTCCCTGACTTGGCCGAGGTCTCCATAAAAAGCAAGCCTCTGTCAACGGCAAGACTATGCCCTTCCTATGAAATGAATAGAGAGGATCAAGCATTAATCAAATATGAGTGGTACATTGCACTGCTGTCATGTGGTGACCAATGTGAAAGTACAGtacaatgtgtatgtgtgtgtgtggtgggggaagGGATGTCTATGTCAGATTGATCATCATATAGGAGTACCGTTAATATCCACATGGGACATTGTGTATGTATGACTGAGTCTCCCTACAACCTGGGTGAATGTGTTTGTTTGCTGTAATATGTACAGTGTATGTGGTGAGTTATAGGGGCTGGTGCAAGTGTGACTATGCatgagtgtgtatttgtgtgtgttgtttgtataCAGTGAGTACAGTACCTGTAATGTCACCTGGCGCAGCTCTGAAAGATCCCCCTTGTTTCCTACTAGTACCATCACGGTGGAAGCCGGAATATAGTGCTTCTCCAGCTCCCGAAGCCACATCTGGGCCCTTATGAAGCtctcctaaacacacacactgtgagtgACAGaggtattgggacagtgacacatttgttgttgttttggctctgtactgcAGCATTTACACTACCGgtgaaaagttttagaacacctactcattcaagggtttttctttatttgtactattgtctacattgtagaatacaagggaagacatcaaaactattaaataccacatatggaatcatgtagtaactaaaaaatatattttatatttgagattcttcgaatagccacccttttgccttgatgacagctttgcaaactcttggcgtTCAATC
This sequence is a window from Oncorhynchus gorbuscha isolate QuinsamMale2020 ecotype Even-year linkage group LG01, OgorEven_v1.0, whole genome shotgun sequence. Protein-coding genes within it:
- the LOC124041302 gene encoding ras-related protein Rab-5B-like isoform X2, producing the protein MGIVKRQPSPSAPIKSTSLDSRSNTGAYFTQVVCLSDVTFHFEIWDTAGQEKYHSVTPLYYRGAHAALVVYDISKRESFIRAQMWLRELEKHYIPASTVMVLVGNKGDLSELRQVTLQEGHSLAVDRGLLFMETSAKSGNQVSELMLAIAHRVKRCTSEHQSGLTEWQETEFVNLRRSETLQHPLASCCPSIGP
- the LOC124041302 gene encoding ras-related protein Rab-17-like isoform X1, whose protein sequence is MEKRTQRRESTGPRSPGPTTPTRDTRTIRVKMVLLGSSGVGKSSLAIRFSKDEFKGTLPTVGCAYFTQVVCLSDVTFHFEIWDTAGQEKYHSVTPLYYRGAHAALVVYDISKRESFIRAQMWLRELEKHYIPASTVMVLVGNKGDLSELRQVTLQEGHSLAVDRGLLFMETSAKSGNQVSELMLAIAHRVKRCTSEHQSGLTEWQETEFVNLRRSETLQHPLASCCPSIGP